The DNA region TTGGTTACTTACTGATTTAGAGGCATTTCTatcaattaattaactatttcCTTTTAATGACAAAAAGtactcaaaatatttataaatttccaaaaaaaaacatatattgaTAAAAAATGAGCCCCCCATAAATGAGGGGCCTAAAATCGAGGCTTCACTCAAAAGCCGCTCATGTCCGCAATACATGCTTACTCTAATAATGCCAACGatgatattgaaaaaaaaaaaactgtaagTGAGAATTCGATGCATTGACTCTGTAGTCTATAATGCAAGTCTAGGGAATATTAATGAACTTTTAATTTTCCTTAACAGaaataactaaaattaattaatacagTGATATACTTGGCCACCAAGTCATATTAATTAAAGAGACTACGATTATTAGGCCAATCCTGCTGCTAATAAATTTTGGGCTATAGGGTTGAGGGGccgggggtggggtggggaaGTTCCTCggatttccctataaattgcGAAGCGGGGGTTGCTTACAAGTGTTCACTGCCACAGATAACACAGCTAAGCTCTaacaatttttttgtaattaGAAACAAGAAATACTAGCAAATACTTGTCCTTGGTAATAACACCCCAAGTTTTGATCTTGTCATTCCATTTTCAACATATAGTTATTCTTGCACCACTGTAATTTCACCAAACAACAATGGTGGTCTTAACAAAACCTACCATTGAGCACTTTCCCATAATCAACTGCAAAGCCCCTTCATTCTTCAATGATATTCCAGTGATAGACCTCTCTAAACCCGACTCAAAAAACCTCATTGTTAAGGCCTGTGAAGAATTTGGATTCTTCAAAGTGATAAATCATGATGTCCCTATTGAATTCATAAGTAAACTTGAATCTGAAGCCATCAAATTCTTCTCATCTCCCCTCTCTGAAAAACTAAAAACAGGTCCTGCTGACCCTTTTGGCTATGGCAACAAAAAGATTGGACGGAATGGCGATATTGGTTGGGTCGAATACATTCTCCTTTCAACAAACTCTGAATTCAATTACCTCAAATTCGCATCTATATTAGGTGTAAATCCAGAAAACATTCGGTAAGATATTAAAACAAACTAATGTCTTAATATCTTGattcttatttatcttttattgattttgtcatttttattgcAGGGCTGCAGTAAATGATTATGTGTCAGCGGTGAAGAAAATGTCGTGCGAGATTCTTGAAATGCTGACAGAGGGATTAAAGATTCATCCTAAGAATGTTTTCAGTAAGCTATTAATGGACGAAAAAAGTGACTCTGTTTTCAGGCTCAATCACTATCCACCATGTCCTGAGATTGAAGAATTCAATGGAAAAAATATGATTGGATTTGGAGAGCATACTGACCCACAAATCATATCTGTATTAAGATCCAACAACACTTCCGGCCTTCAAATTTTACTAAAAAATGGCCACTGGATTTCTGTCCCACCTGATCAgagttcttttttcttcaatgtTGGTGACTCATTGCAGGTACACAACAACACTCATCATTTTTCTACTTGTCTTATGGAACAGTGGAAGCTTTATAGTTACGGGCTCGGTAGAACTTAGTAGTTCCGACTCAAACCTTGTACTACTATTTATATTGAAAGTTTCGTTTAATATGCATAAATAACCTATTCAGAATTCAGTAAGCAAAATGAATTGATAAACCAAAACTTCTTAATTTGCCTGCAGGTGATGACTAATGGAAGGTTTAAGAGTGTGAAGCATAGGGTATTGGCAAACAGTGTGAAATCAAGACTATCAATGATATATTTTGGAGGACCACCCTTGACTGAAAAGATAGCACCTTTGCCATCACTAATAGAAGGAAAAGACAGTTTGTACAAAGAGTTTACGTGGTTTGAGTACAAAAAATCTGCGTACAAGAGCAGGCTGGCTGATAATAGGTTGGTCCTATTTGAGAAAAACTTACAATGAGGAttacaatgatgatgtcaatgaTGATGTATATAGTTTGAACTCTTGAGAAAATAGTAACCTcgtaattatttttcttgttttagtgCATGCATCCAACTCTTTTGGAAGGATCTGTTGTCAAGATGTTAGAACTTAGAATAATGTTACAAGACACATCTCTTGCTAATAATAGTACGAGTAGTTCAAAGTCATTATTATCTGTTACTACTTATATTAACCCCAAGTGGTTGTGGTTTTTTGGGTCCGGAACAaaaatggcttaaaaaattatttttttaaccaaaatacccaacaaaaaaaaatgttaccaatatacctttagcgcagtattttactgcgctaaatcACTTAACTGTAACGGtaccgttaagtgctttagcgcagtaaaatactgcgctaaatgGACTTTTGTCGTGtgcctatagcgcagtaaaatactgcgctatagcggtccgccattttccaaaaccagcctattttcactcctttttacgtagtttagccgtatattaatcatgctttgagactccggaacttcaatattttatatagaaccctacttatatttgtacaattaataagataggctcaatacataaagaatacgcaatactttggattgtcgttttagtggttgaaaagtcttcgaagtccttttttgtttgaagacttgtagtcattagctttacgttatttatcttttagggtttcgtcttatttttaaattaatgcttaactttatttcgaacgtgtcagttttttttttttttatcaatttagggtgtgaaactataaataataataaaaactaagataatatgtataaatatgcaaaaaatatattatatttacgataaattgtacaacactaatgtatatacactatcgaggatgggtcccacatgtagtatgccgagactatccctaggcctaaggctcatgccatccccaccgccctcgccatcgtctccattgtccttcttcctcttaataaccgacgctccaagtcatgatcatctcctcttccccCAGCCGTGCGCCCTCTgactagaacgtgcttcttcGGGGATCTCGTTCCGCCGGCACGCTCGAACCTCGAGCCGAGCTAGGTGCGAGACTCAACCACTTCCTCGTCCGGGAGTCGCTACCTcaggcgccgaaggatgaacctaaaaagtatataataattagtaccatttcttatttatattgaatacattaacgttatttatttaatcaaacctgtgtgtcaacgggcgcctgagtaggctcctgagatgggtgtggtggtgaatatgaggtagtctcctGGACGAGATGCTGTTCGAagtccaagtaaaggttataaaaattaaataaatatttaccttatattgaataaaattagttttaagtaaaaaacttaCACGCGCCTCGGTAGTCTCGAGAAGACACCTGCTCGGCTCGGGCAGTCGCACGAAATGCCCGAGTGGGTCGCTCGCGGACCCGTGGcgtcgaatcctaaaatatcaaaataacgaaataataagtaacatacatatttaaaataagtactttaaataataaaatatatatatatatatatattaaatattgaccttatgttgaataaaagaaattgtAATAAAAAGCTTACCTGTGGCTCGGTGGTCATATGGGAAGACACCGCCGGCTCGACGGACCCATGAGAAAACGCACGAGTGGGTGGCTCGGTGGACCCCGCCGGCGCCGAATCCTAATAGCGATACAAACGGGCATGACGATCAACGGCGTCCGCGCGGGTGCCGTCATCAACCGATCAAGACCCTCCAAAAAAGTGCGAGTGCACTAATCCGAACCCGACTGCCGACATCGGCCCGGGCAACGTGCACGAagtgggtgagcctagtcaactctgTTGCCCACGTCGACCGGGGGAGGCTCGTACCGAGTGTATAAtggctctccatctacccgCACGGTCCAAATAGGACCTCCACATCACgaagtgtaatcgtggcctcgccggtgcgaagatggaaggtatgtgtctcggcctccaccgctcaaccatggGCCGTGATGAGCGCCCAATCATGCCGTACtcgaccaacggacacgcaacGGTAGATGCCGCCCGAAACAATATCTCCAAGACGCGAGAGTGTGGGGGGTGCTCGCGTAAAAGAGCCCAAGCTCTCGTAGCCTACGGGGCGGAGCCTAGTAGATATCACTATAAGACCGACCCATAATAAGTCTGATCTATGATTGTCTTGTAAAGACAATCTCGATCTATCGAGAGGGTCCGGGTGAACGAGAGGGGGCCCCGCGTGAGCATCGGGCCCCGGGGGAACATCGGGCCCAGGGGGAACATTtggatccatgaaagagtccCAGGTCGTacaaaactaaattagtcattattcttgaaatgaaagataaattatattaactaattaataatttgtaggaatatgtgaattatgtagtattatatcttgtgaataattaatatggatatgcgaaaagtttacatttttttttttttaagcttatgtatttatgaaaagaagaactttaactattctttttaagataatctttttttatttaacatatatatattcacgcttttaaaattatatagataacaatttataatcatttacaacttatctggatggttgttacctattgtattatattatgttgttaatttaaatacaatgtttgttttgattgttacgtttttagataatctttacatttttatcgttaacttatgtatttatgaaaagaagaactttaactattctttttagataatctttttttatttaacatatatatattcacgcttttaaaattatatagataacaattcataatcatttacaacttatccggatggttgttacctattgtattatattatgttgttaatttaaatacaatgtttgttttgattgttactttttagataatttttatgtaacgacgaaaggtcctattttatgtaatcattgatttggtcctatacaaTATGACAAAAtacgaaaaatgtcaaaataatacataacaatcatccaatcaaagtgttaacaacataataattcattaccaatcaatttctttcaattcataaacaatatttaacaactaataaattcataattaatatttaacaaaataataattcattaacaattcataaataattaacaaattatcaactcataaacatataacaaattaacaattcataaacatttaataaattaacaattcataaacatttaacaaatattgaattaaaccaaaaaaaaaaaaaatcggaacagTGGCAAAAGCCACTGCCCAGTccgaaaaagaacaaaaaaaaattgtttttttttttttttgaaacatagcaaggattaaatgttaagcatgcttagaatataatgtatataacaaaataataacaaaagttcatagtaaaaaaccttaatcgaagatttaTTTAATCGAGTTCTACGccgcttttccccaaaatttgaaCTTAGAATCTTGCTCCTCGACTTGAATATACTtgagaatctaaactttcctgacgaaatttaatagaaagTGACGTTTTTGAAAGTGGGACCACCTCTTTTTTCTCGTCAATGGCcgtttcctcttttttttttcaaccgaCTGGAGGGGACCAGTGGTGGAACCCGATCGGTTTATGTTGAGGACTATAACACAGTATTTTAGTGCGTTATtatataacgcagtaaaatactgcgctataggaaaacaaggaaaagtcctttagcgcagtattttactgcgctaaattACTTAACGGCACCGTTACGGTTAAGTgatttagcgcagtaaaatacagCGCTAAAGGTATattggtaacatttttttttgttggggtattttggttaaaaaaaaaaaattttgcatCATTTTTGTTCCGGACCCTGGTTTTTTCCCCCTACCAATCAGGGTTCTAACTTCACTACCCCATGAGAATGGTGAATAGGGTTCAAAACTACTCCGCTTATTACGGACATGAGAATGGTGAATAGGGTTCAAAACTACTCCGCTTATTACGGACGCTTACCTAGCCaacacatatattttttttttggggtgtaccGCGTACATTGCTCGAAAACGATATATCAATatgtaaaatattatattacaTACTATAAGAAAAATGAATCGTTATAAAGCTATTGAGTTTTGAGGTTTAAAAGTGAAGTAGGCAAAATCTGGAAAATGGAATTGGGCCTACAGACCCGCCGCTCTGGCACGCTAGACATCGCGGAAGAATTAAGTTGCTGGATCTGAGGGTCTCGCATCGCTTGGCCATCGCGAAAATGGCATCAAAAGTCTAGGCACAAGCCATAGGGATGGCAAATGAGCGGGTCAAGACATTATATTACATGTCATCGCATGGATCATTGTGAGAAGGCctcttttataaataaaaattaatcttGAAATGTAGAGCGAC from Lycium ferocissimum isolate CSIRO_LF1 chromosome 2, AGI_CSIRO_Lferr_CH_V1, whole genome shotgun sequence includes:
- the LOC132046551 gene encoding gibberellin 2-beta-dioxygenase 1-like; translation: MVVLTKPTIEHFPIINCKAPSFFNDIPVIDLSKPDSKNLIVKACEEFGFFKVINHDVPIEFISKLESEAIKFFSSPLSEKLKTGPADPFGYGNKKIGRNGDIGWVEYILLSTNSEFNYLKFASILGVNPENIRAAVNDYVSAVKKMSCEILEMLTEGLKIHPKNVFSKLLMDEKSDSVFRLNHYPPCPEIEEFNGKNMIGFGEHTDPQIISVLRSNNTSGLQILLKNGHWISVPPDQSSFFFNVGDSLQVMTNGRFKSVKHRVLANSVKSRLSMIYFGGPPLTEKIAPLPSLIEGKDSLYKEFTWFEYKKSAYKSRLADNRLVLFEKNLQ